In Halobacteriovorax marinus SJ, the following proteins share a genomic window:
- the fliF gene encoding flagellar basal-body MS-ring/collar protein FliF, with translation MQDFLEKIIRNFTEFFNSLDLNKKIGLVSIAAFIVACFVGIVIWASKTRMDVLYTELNREDSKKIAVLLEEKKIPYEMSNDGKTISIPEELINKWRLEIATLGVNFSGTVGYEVFDKQSFGTTSFVQKVNKQRALEGELVKTIKYIRGVKRARVHLSIPESSPFVSEKKAPSASVVVDLERGVTLTPDEIKGVASLVSSSIDGMRNENVVILDDRGKKLSENIGDPMTAYTANRMALEGKVNRKYEKQIEDILSKVVGAGKVIAKVTVNLDFTESVSTKTEFDGENKAVLSEVSNTQKLNGSRPSPQGIPGARSNLPGEQPQPGIPETRNNVDKSLATRNYNVPSKVTKSKNPTAGIRKISAAVMIDGRRVQVKGADGAISTQYERWSEADLANFSAIVSSTLGIDARRGDQIVIKNMEFAQEDMASIEAMMREKENRELIKNIVKYLTVGLAITLFFFLVVRPFIQWVTDNTVETVEDFLPKTLEELEKVQANQKLPGLEDALPQIEEKLNPEKIEGNMLREKIISLVEGNPAKAAQVIHEIIHAQESDKQIA, from the coding sequence TTGCAAGATTTTTTAGAAAAGATCATAAGGAATTTCACAGAATTTTTTAACTCACTCGACCTAAATAAGAAGATTGGTCTTGTTTCAATTGCGGCATTTATTGTTGCCTGCTTTGTTGGGATTGTCATTTGGGCATCTAAGACAAGAATGGATGTTCTTTACACAGAGTTAAATAGAGAAGATTCGAAAAAGATCGCTGTTTTACTTGAAGAGAAGAAAATCCCTTATGAAATGTCTAATGATGGAAAAACGATCAGTATTCCAGAAGAACTTATCAATAAGTGGAGGCTTGAGATTGCAACTCTAGGAGTAAATTTCTCTGGAACAGTTGGATACGAAGTTTTTGATAAGCAGTCATTTGGAACGACAAGTTTTGTTCAAAAAGTTAATAAGCAAAGGGCCCTAGAGGGAGAGCTTGTTAAAACCATCAAATATATTAGAGGTGTTAAAAGAGCAAGAGTTCACCTCTCTATTCCAGAATCAAGTCCATTTGTTTCGGAAAAGAAAGCTCCATCTGCCTCAGTAGTTGTTGACTTAGAAAGAGGTGTAACACTAACTCCTGATGAAATTAAAGGTGTTGCCTCACTTGTTTCTAGCTCAATCGATGGAATGAGAAATGAAAATGTTGTTATCTTAGATGATAGGGGTAAGAAGCTTTCTGAGAATATTGGTGATCCAATGACCGCTTATACTGCCAATAGAATGGCACTTGAGGGAAAAGTAAATAGAAAGTATGAAAAACAAATTGAAGATATCCTTTCAAAGGTTGTAGGGGCCGGAAAAGTCATTGCTAAGGTTACAGTAAATCTTGATTTTACAGAGAGTGTATCTACTAAAACAGAGTTTGACGGTGAGAATAAGGCCGTTCTTTCAGAGGTTTCAAATACTCAGAAGCTAAATGGTTCTAGACCTTCTCCTCAGGGAATTCCTGGAGCGAGATCAAATCTTCCTGGAGAGCAACCACAACCAGGAATCCCAGAGACTAGAAATAATGTAGATAAGTCACTTGCGACTAGAAATTACAATGTTCCATCAAAGGTAACAAAGTCAAAGAACCCAACGGCAGGTATTAGAAAAATTAGTGCCGCTGTAATGATTGATGGAAGAAGAGTTCAGGTTAAGGGTGCTGATGGAGCCATTTCTACTCAATACGAGAGATGGTCAGAAGCAGATTTAGCAAATTTTTCAGCCATTGTTTCATCTACATTAGGTATTGATGCTAGAAGAGGCGATCAAATTGTTATCAAGAATATGGAGTTCGCTCAAGAAGATATGGCATCTATTGAAGCGATGATGAGAGAGAAAGAAAATAGAGAACTTATCAAGAATATCGTTAAGTATCTTACTGTAGGTTTAGCGATAACTCTCTTTTTCTTCCTAGTTGTTAGACCATTTATTCAGTGGGTAACTGATAATACAGTTGAAACTGTTGAAGACTTCCTACCTAAAACTCTTGAAGAGCTTGAGAAAGTTCAAGCAAATCAAAAGTTACCAGGGCTTGAAGATGCGCTTCCACAGATAGAAGAGAAGCTAAACCCTGAGAAGATCGAAGGGAATATGTTGAGAGAGAAGATTATTTCACTAGTTGAAGGAAACCCTGCCAAGGCAGCACAAGTTATCCATGAAATAATCCATGCTCAAGAGTCAGATAAGCAGATAGCATAA
- the fliE gene encoding flagellar hook-basal body complex protein FliE, whose product MPIETVGSMKSILNDYSSKDWTKSAELDGAKAINFNELSIGDVEGTQAKQSFGEMLASSIAQVNGLQQEANTAMQKLASGEKKNLPEVMMAVEKADIAFRTMNQIRTKVIDAYKEVMRMQI is encoded by the coding sequence ATGCCAATTGAAACAGTAGGATCTATGAAAAGTATTTTGAATGATTATAGTTCAAAGGACTGGACCAAGAGCGCTGAACTCGATGGGGCAAAGGCCATCAACTTCAATGAGCTTTCAATAGGTGATGTTGAAGGTACACAGGCAAAGCAGAGTTTTGGTGAAATGTTAGCCAGCTCTATTGCACAAGTAAATGGACTTCAACAAGAAGCCAATACGGCCATGCAAAAACTTGCTTCTGGAGAGAAGAAGAATCTTCCAGAGGTAATGATGGCAGTAGAAAAAGCTGATATTGCTTTTAGAACTATGAACCAAATTAGGACTAAAGTCATTGATGCTTATAAAGAAGTAATGAGAATGCAAATATAA
- the metK gene encoding methionine adenosyltransferase has translation MLKDYVFTSESVTEGHPDKMADQISDAVVDAMFAQDPESRIACETMISTGMVVLAGEITSKANIDFQEVVRNKIREIGYDHSDKGFDCNTCSVMVALDKQSPDIAQGVNVGEGTYTEMGAGDQGLMFGYAINETDNFMPLTIDLSHKLAMRLSEVRKNGTIGDLRADGKTQVSAQYIDGKVSRIDTIVLSTQHAENMTLKQVQEAVREEVINKVIPSHLVDNETKYFINPTGKFVIGGPMGDCGLTGRKIIVDTYGGHGAHGGGAFSGKDPSKVDRSAAYATRQIAKHVVAAGLADRALVQVAYAIGVAEPMSLLVDCYGTEKVDIAAINKAVNEIFDMKPKSIIERLDLLRPIYSETAAYGHFGRESNTSFPWEKLTYLDQLKAMF, from the coding sequence ATGTTAAAAGATTATGTATTTACATCAGAGTCTGTAACTGAAGGACACCCTGATAAAATGGCAGATCAAATCTCTGATGCTGTCGTAGATGCAATGTTTGCTCAAGATCCTGAATCTAGAATCGCTTGTGAAACTATGATTTCAACAGGAATGGTTGTTCTTGCAGGTGAAATTACTTCTAAAGCAAATATTGATTTTCAAGAAGTTGTTAGAAATAAAATTAGAGAGATTGGATACGATCACTCAGATAAGGGATTTGACTGTAACACTTGTTCAGTAATGGTTGCGCTTGATAAGCAATCTCCAGATATCGCACAAGGTGTAAATGTTGGTGAAGGAACTTATACAGAAATGGGTGCCGGTGACCAAGGTCTTATGTTTGGTTATGCAATCAATGAAACAGATAATTTCATGCCGCTAACGATTGATCTTTCTCATAAGCTTGCAATGAGACTTTCTGAAGTTAGAAAGAATGGAACAATTGGCGACTTAAGAGCTGATGGTAAGACACAGGTTTCTGCTCAATATATTGATGGAAAAGTATCTAGAATCGATACAATTGTTCTTTCAACTCAACATGCAGAAAACATGACTTTAAAGCAAGTTCAAGAAGCAGTAAGAGAAGAAGTTATCAATAAAGTTATCCCTTCTCACTTAGTTGATAATGAAACTAAGTACTTCATCAATCCAACTGGTAAGTTCGTTATCGGTGGACCAATGGGAGACTGTGGTTTAACTGGTAGAAAAATTATCGTTGATACTTATGGTGGTCACGGTGCTCACGGTGGTGGTGCTTTCTCTGGTAAAGACCCATCTAAGGTTGATAGATCAGCAGCGTATGCTACAAGACAAATTGCAAAGCACGTTGTTGCGGCTGGTTTAGCTGATAGAGCTCTTGTTCAAGTTGCTTATGCAATTGGTGTTGCAGAGCCAATGTCTCTACTAGTTGATTGCTACGGAACAGAGAAAGTTGATATTGCAGCAATCAATAAAGCTGTTAATGAAATCTTTGATATGAAGCCAAAGTCAATTATCGAAAGACTTGATCTTCTAAGACCAATCTATTCTGAAACGGCTGCTTATGGTCACTTCGGTAGAGAGAGTAATACTTCATTCCCATGGGAGAAGCTTACTTACTTAGATCAGCTCAAGGCAATGTTCTAA
- the flgB gene encoding flagellar basal body rod protein FlgB — MDVNDKTLKALASSLNFRQMRQEIISSNIANAETPGYKAKRVDFEQALARALDVDGQQQLNTEDSRHFDVGSGGFGNLQPEVYEDPNGIVSEDGNTVDRDAELARMAENKILYDATVQLINKKFGLMKYAVGSSN; from the coding sequence ATGGATGTAAACGATAAAACACTTAAAGCACTAGCATCATCACTGAATTTCAGACAGATGAGACAGGAGATTATCTCTTCTAATATCGCTAATGCTGAAACGCCAGGTTATAAAGCGAAAAGAGTAGACTTTGAGCAGGCCCTGGCGAGAGCGTTGGACGTTGATGGACAGCAACAACTTAATACTGAAGATTCACGTCACTTCGATGTAGGAAGCGGTGGCTTTGGGAATTTACAACCAGAGGTATACGAAGATCCTAATGGAATTGTAAGTGAGGATGGAAATACAGTAGACAGAGATGCAGAACTAGCACGAATGGCAGAGAATAAGATCTTATACGATGCAACGGTGCAATTAATTAATAAAAAATTTGGACTCATGAAGTACGCAGTTGGTTCAAGTAACTAA
- a CDS encoding sigma-54-dependent transcriptional regulator, whose product MNEFEFLHNSYESSEDKPSLPEVFLVEDDLIFGKTLKKFIQKKLGLEVSYHSDPGAAIAQINERSSSEQFILITDISFDDGGADGLLLIDLLKEKGHKFIPIVMTGFASIETAIAATKKGVFHYLTKPFELDVLTDLIMKAAISKLGYTEKDFKVETPKVTIPKKSTGIERSFKIEAPNEEDIFCGMIGRSAKMKQVFERIEKVASSGSTVFINGPSGTGKELIASAIHSLSQRVDNPMVSVNCGAIPGELLESELFGHEKGAFTGAISSRKGRFELANKGSIFLDEIGDMPLLLQVKLLRVLQGRVIERVGSTTTTPVDVRIITATHRDLEKHVEDGNFREDLYYRLNVIPIKVPALCERREDIPLLISYFLSRFVSADGRNSIEFDDESLELLLAYDWPGNVRELENLMERLVILRGGSVIRPSDLPVKFLERAPMHLNSYDSLISLPEAGIDLKMALSNIEDSLILQALSKTAGNKNQASKLLSMNRTTLIEKMKKKQIEFQQ is encoded by the coding sequence TTGAACGAATTTGAATTTCTTCACAATTCTTATGAAAGCAGTGAAGATAAACCCAGCCTACCTGAAGTTTTTCTGGTTGAAGACGATTTAATCTTTGGAAAAACACTTAAGAAATTTATTCAAAAGAAATTGGGCCTTGAAGTTAGTTATCACTCTGATCCAGGTGCTGCAATTGCCCAGATCAATGAAAGATCTTCTAGTGAGCAATTTATCTTAATCACAGATATAAGCTTTGATGACGGAGGGGCCGATGGCCTACTTCTGATTGACCTTCTTAAAGAAAAGGGTCACAAGTTTATTCCTATTGTAATGACTGGCTTTGCTTCTATTGAAACTGCAATTGCAGCAACTAAGAAGGGAGTTTTTCACTATCTTACAAAACCATTTGAGCTTGATGTTCTTACGGACCTAATAATGAAGGCCGCAATTTCTAAGCTTGGATACACAGAAAAAGATTTTAAAGTTGAAACACCTAAAGTCACTATCCCGAAGAAGAGTACAGGAATTGAGAGATCTTTTAAGATTGAAGCTCCTAATGAAGAAGATATCTTCTGTGGAATGATTGGTCGCTCAGCAAAGATGAAACAAGTCTTTGAGAGGATTGAAAAAGTAGCCTCTTCTGGTTCAACAGTATTCATCAACGGTCCTTCGGGAACAGGTAAAGAATTAATTGCCTCTGCCATTCACTCACTTTCTCAGAGAGTGGATAACCCAATGGTTTCTGTAAATTGTGGAGCGATACCAGGTGAACTCCTAGAGAGTGAGCTCTTTGGTCATGAGAAGGGTGCCTTTACTGGAGCCATCTCAAGTCGAAAGGGTAGGTTTGAACTAGCGAATAAGGGTTCTATCTTCCTCGATGAAATTGGTGATATGCCACTACTACTTCAAGTAAAACTCTTAAGAGTTCTTCAGGGAAGAGTTATCGAAAGAGTGGGAAGTACTACGACAACACCTGTAGATGTGAGAATCATTACGGCCACGCACAGGGACCTAGAGAAACATGTTGAGGATGGTAACTTCAGAGAAGATTTATATTATAGACTTAACGTAATTCCAATTAAGGTTCCGGCACTCTGTGAAAGAAGAGAAGATATTCCATTATTAATATCGTACTTTCTTTCAAGATTTGTAAGTGCAGACGGACGAAATAGTATTGAGTTTGATGATGAATCTCTTGAGCTATTACTTGCTTATGATTGGCCAGGAAATGTGAGAGAGTTAGAAAATTTAATGGAGAGATTAGTTATCTTAAGAGGTGGAAGTGTAATTCGCCCAAGTGATCTACCTGTTAAATTTTTAGAGAGAGCTCCAATGCATTTAAATTCATATGATAGTTTAATCTCTCTTCCTGAAGCAGGGATAGATCTTAAGATGGCCCTATCAAATATTGAAGACTCTCTAATTCTTCAAGCTCTTTCAAAGACTGCTGGGAATAAGAACCAAGCATCAAAACTTCTTTCAATGAATAGAACAACACTCATTGAAAAAATGAAAAAAAAGCAAATTGAATTCCAACAATAA
- a CDS encoding sigma-54-dependent transcriptional regulator, translating to MESVRVELFGKDPKVTKAISVARNISVTKAPVLVVGETGVGKRALSRYIHENSTRANSSYICVDCSADAQTVENQILGHREEETGRFVKGALEAANGGSVVFANIDCLEDEFQKRLHKILNELEDYDIDVRILATTTKNLSKLVGSGRFYRGLYTFISSNAISLTPLRERVTDLEEIARHFVQEFSEDSVSVDSSAMDKILGHYWTHNVNELRTVLENALENNSTGVLTEADLEIGEKKAVSMMSDDDSDGIRLMSLKEAEKLLIKKALIHTSENRTQAAKILGVSIRTLRNKINEYRNNGSAYFVNLR from the coding sequence ATGGAATCAGTTAGAGTTGAGCTTTTCGGTAAAGATCCTAAGGTAACGAAGGCCATTTCGGTAGCTAGGAATATTTCTGTAACAAAAGCCCCAGTATTAGTTGTTGGTGAAACGGGAGTAGGTAAGAGGGCCTTAAGTCGTTATATCCACGAAAATTCTACAAGAGCAAATAGCTCATATATCTGTGTTGATTGTTCAGCAGATGCTCAAACTGTAGAAAATCAAATTCTAGGACATAGAGAAGAAGAGACTGGAAGATTCGTTAAGGGAGCTCTTGAAGCTGCTAACGGTGGATCAGTTGTTTTCGCAAATATTGATTGTCTAGAAGATGAGTTCCAAAAAAGACTTCACAAAATTTTAAATGAATTAGAAGACTACGATATTGATGTAAGAATTCTTGCAACAACGACTAAGAACTTATCTAAGTTAGTTGGATCAGGAAGATTTTATAGAGGTCTCTATACTTTTATTTCTTCAAATGCAATTTCACTAACTCCATTAAGAGAGAGAGTAACTGACCTTGAAGAAATCGCAAGACACTTTGTACAAGAGTTCTCTGAAGACTCAGTATCAGTAGATAGCTCAGCAATGGATAAAATTCTTGGTCACTACTGGACTCATAATGTAAATGAACTAAGAACAGTTCTTGAGAATGCACTTGAAAATAACTCTACAGGTGTTTTAACAGAAGCTGACTTAGAAATTGGTGAGAAGAAAGCTGTAAGTATGATGAGTGATGATGATTCTGATGGAATCAGATTAATGTCTTTAAAAGAAGCTGAGAAGCTATTAATTAAGAAGGCTTTAATTCACACAAGTGAAAATAGAACTCAAGCAGCAAAGATTCTTGGAGTTTCAATTAGAACTCTTAGAAATAAAATTAATGAATATAGAAATAATGGATCAGCATACTTTGTAAACTTAAGATAA
- the flgC gene encoding flagellar basal body rod protein FlgC, translated as MDLLTSLKISSSGLAANKKRMASISSNIANAQTTRTAEGGPYRRKEVVFGSEPARETFSEILEGELGEKAQTVQATEVISTNRPPILKYEPNHPDANDQGYVAYPDINVMEEMANMISASRAYEANINAMNTTKNMAMKALELGRN; from the coding sequence ATGGATTTATTAACCTCTTTAAAAATAAGTTCTTCAGGTTTAGCCGCTAATAAAAAGCGAATGGCCTCGATTTCTTCGAATATTGCGAACGCTCAAACGACGAGAACGGCTGAAGGTGGCCCTTATAGACGTAAAGAAGTTGTTTTTGGTTCAGAGCCAGCGAGAGAAACTTTTTCAGAGATTCTTGAAGGCGAACTTGGTGAGAAAGCACAAACTGTTCAAGCAACAGAGGTGATTAGTACTAACAGACCTCCTATCTTAAAGTATGAACCAAATCACCCTGATGCTAACGATCAAGGTTATGTTGCTTATCCAGATATTAATGTAATGGAAGAAATGGCAAATATGATATCGGCTTCGAGAGCATACGAAGCCAATATCAATGCTATGAATACGACTAAGAATATGGCCATGAAGGCTCTAGAGCTTGGTCGAAACTAA
- a CDS encoding tetratricopeptide repeat protein, which translates to MQPIKLKTLTLIAFLTILNVKAGIIVQEKGSTHLRWNIFAPKDLVQIHKNKDTVQFKTLNTELYIKLEQAIKEIDPDGKYITSIKTVGPSEMSNSSKVEVKLKSESVELFSFYKDRDKKLVVDFWTEEDSKPAPVANVSKPVAKPVKKAAKKKVVAAKPAKNVIVQKSVNPKMNSPYRDFRYGASFIWDYSPLAPTLKKIINLDRKTPEYFYKVGNRDVSKSEAQAHMQLTINLFRKKKWGLMYKSIKLFNKKYGEETEFDTNEFMKANAILRENFSKGNTEPVKMSISMFENILLKSKNYELRSGIYKYLIPYYIQANDHIKSLELTKKYYVDSKESHDYEESNFAAEGILYNLAKLKQIDKVQELLKEKTIQKILPKQVMLAYEMYTYLSLEESEKVIKLYEANEKSLVKPVHPVILYNVAEAYFRNSNYSKAAKVYDDFIKDYSFHSKSSEARIRIAQCWEIQEKNFDETIELYKNAINRSQNSEIGFEARIRYVALRNLRKKKVDDSDREVKVFLTSGIDNVKIESDLKKLLWQVRLRTFIVEKKYDEALAYLNALPLKSMIPTDRRVFESDGAEIVYGVIEKSFEEGIYANVIKAWDIYKDQYVDKVANDPQMNFLVANAYIRLGLMDGFDELYEKFSKSKYDISKTFPIWVERKNSADTKTLLSELQVIRNLKLKNWSVVGKELNTLRNEKANIDKLEYYQGLLSYHTGDWKKGADSFEKFLSSGKDSSITDPKEIAELVKAYTDCLYELGDTKKYQKVASALLSDTRGLKKKNEYMDSVREKVSYLNIELLAGDEKDASFMLMESKIKRFKEEFSKSIYLGRVNYLLGLALLNNKKNDEGKEILEKLISEDGIDEHIKNLARSELSMLKIKERTL; encoded by the coding sequence ATGCAGCCTATCAAGCTCAAAACTTTGACACTAATCGCTTTCTTAACAATCTTAAATGTTAAGGCAGGAATTATTGTACAAGAAAAAGGTTCAACACATCTTAGGTGGAATATTTTCGCACCAAAAGATTTAGTTCAAATACATAAGAATAAAGACACAGTTCAATTCAAAACATTAAACACAGAGTTGTATATTAAACTAGAGCAAGCTATTAAAGAGATTGATCCAGACGGGAAGTACATCACTTCTATAAAGACTGTTGGTCCATCTGAAATGAGTAATAGCTCAAAAGTTGAAGTTAAACTTAAGTCTGAAAGTGTAGAGCTATTTAGCTTCTATAAAGATAGAGATAAGAAGTTAGTTGTAGACTTTTGGACTGAAGAAGATTCCAAGCCAGCTCCAGTTGCAAATGTTTCTAAGCCTGTAGCAAAACCAGTAAAGAAAGCCGCAAAGAAGAAAGTCGTAGCAGCTAAGCCAGCTAAGAATGTTATTGTTCAAAAATCAGTGAATCCTAAAATGAATTCTCCTTATAGAGACTTCAGATATGGTGCTTCATTTATCTGGGATTATTCACCTCTAGCACCAACTCTTAAGAAAATTATTAATCTAGATAGAAAAACTCCTGAGTACTTCTACAAAGTTGGAAATAGAGATGTTTCTAAGAGTGAAGCTCAAGCTCATATGCAATTAACTATTAATCTCTTTAGAAAAAAGAAATGGGGATTAATGTATAAGTCTATTAAGCTATTTAATAAGAAGTATGGTGAAGAGACTGAGTTTGATACAAATGAATTCATGAAGGCCAATGCAATTCTTAGAGAAAACTTTTCAAAAGGAAATACTGAACCAGTTAAAATGAGTATCAGTATGTTTGAAAACATCCTTTTAAAGTCTAAGAATTATGAACTTAGAAGTGGAATCTATAAGTATTTAATCCCTTACTATATTCAAGCAAACGATCATATTAAAAGCTTGGAACTAACTAAGAAGTACTATGTTGATTCTAAAGAAAGTCATGATTATGAAGAGTCAAATTTTGCAGCAGAAGGAATTCTTTATAATCTTGCAAAGCTTAAGCAGATTGATAAGGTTCAAGAACTTTTAAAAGAGAAAACGATTCAAAAGATTCTACCTAAGCAAGTAATGCTTGCTTACGAAATGTATACTTACCTAAGTTTAGAAGAGTCTGAGAAGGTAATTAAACTCTATGAAGCGAATGAGAAGTCTCTAGTAAAGCCAGTTCACCCAGTTATTCTTTATAATGTCGCTGAAGCGTACTTTAGAAATTCAAATTATTCAAAAGCTGCCAAAGTATATGATGATTTTATCAAGGATTACTCATTTCACTCTAAGAGTTCTGAAGCAAGAATCAGAATCGCTCAGTGCTGGGAAATTCAAGAAAAGAATTTTGATGAAACAATTGAGCTTTATAAGAATGCCATTAATAGATCTCAAAACTCTGAAATAGGATTTGAAGCGAGAATCCGTTATGTTGCTCTTAGAAATCTAAGAAAGAAGAAGGTTGATGATAGTGATAGAGAGGTTAAAGTATTTTTAACTTCAGGTATTGATAATGTGAAAATTGAAAGTGATCTAAAGAAGTTGCTTTGGCAAGTTCGTTTGAGAACATTCATTGTTGAGAAGAAATATGATGAAGCGCTTGCTTATTTAAACGCTCTTCCTCTTAAGTCGATGATTCCTACTGATAGAAGAGTTTTTGAAAGTGATGGAGCTGAGATTGTATACGGTGTTATCGAGAAGTCATTTGAAGAAGGAATTTATGCCAATGTTATTAAGGCATGGGATATATACAAGGATCAATATGTTGATAAGGTTGCAAACGATCCACAGATGAATTTCTTAGTAGCTAATGCTTACATCAGACTTGGATTAATGGATGGGTTTGACGAGCTTTATGAGAAATTCTCTAAGTCTAAATACGATATCTCAAAAACTTTTCCAATTTGGGTTGAGAGAAAAAATAGCGCTGATACAAAGACTCTATTATCTGAACTTCAAGTTATTAGAAATCTTAAATTAAAGAATTGGAGTGTTGTAGGAAAAGAGCTTAATACTTTGAGAAATGAGAAAGCTAATATTGATAAATTAGAGTACTACCAAGGTCTACTTTCTTATCATACTGGAGATTGGAAAAAAGGCGCTGACTCATTTGAGAAGTTTCTTTCAAGTGGAAAAGATAGCTCTATTACTGACCCGAAAGAAATTGCTGAATTAGTTAAGGCCTATACAGATTGTCTTTATGAATTAGGAGATACGAAGAAGTATCAGAAAGTTGCTAGTGCTCTTTTAAGTGATACTAGAGGTCTTAAGAAGAAAAATGAATACATGGACTCAGTTAGAGAGAAAGTTTCTTACTTAAATATCGAGCTATTAGCTGGAGATGAGAAAGACGCAAGCTTCATGCTAATGGAGTCAAAAATTAAAAGATTTAAAGAGGAATTTAGTAAGTCTATTTATTTAGGAAGAGTAAATTACTTATTAGGTTTAGCACTTTTAAATAATAAGAAAAATGATGAAGGAAAAGAAATTCTTGAAAAGCTAATCTCTGAAGATGGGATTGATGAGCATATCAAGAATTTAGCTCGTAGTGAGCTGAGCATGTTAAAAATAAAAGAAAGAACTTTATAA